Proteins encoded by one window of Enterobacter hormaechei subsp. xiangfangensis:
- the ddpX gene encoding D-alanyl-D-alanine dipeptidase, which yields MPEESQLIDVAKTFPTLHIDLKYATADNITGRPIYQHAACLLHTDAATGLAKAIGIAALAGLKLVVYDAYRPQQAQSQLWDACPNPEYVVDVAIGSNHSRGTAIDVTLMDEHDNVLDMGAGFDEMHDRSHAWHPSVPPEAQRNRLLLNAVMYGGGFVGISSEWWHFELPNAASYPLLDDQFACYPTTHSL from the coding sequence ATGCCTGAAGAGAGTCAACTGATTGATGTGGCGAAAACCTTTCCCACGCTGCATATCGATCTGAAATACGCGACCGCCGATAACATCACTGGCCGCCCGATCTACCAGCACGCCGCGTGCCTGTTGCATACGGATGCCGCCACCGGGCTGGCGAAAGCGATCGGCATCGCCGCGCTGGCCGGTCTGAAGCTGGTGGTTTACGACGCCTACCGCCCCCAGCAGGCGCAGTCGCAACTCTGGGATGCCTGCCCCAATCCGGAATACGTGGTGGATGTCGCAATTGGCTCTAACCACAGCCGGGGCACCGCCATTGACGTCACGCTGATGGATGAACACGACAACGTGCTGGATATGGGCGCCGGGTTTGACGAAATGCACGACCGTTCTCATGCCTGGCACCCTTCCGTTCCGCCTGAGGCGCAGCGAAATCGTCTGCTCCTGAACGCCGTTATGTACGGCGGCGGTTTTGTGGGCATCAGCAGCGAATGGTGGCATTTCGAACTGCCGAATGCCGCCAGCTACCCGCTGTTAGATGACCAGTTCGCCTGTTATCCGACCACACACTCACTGTAA
- a CDS encoding ABC transporter substrate-binding protein — protein MKTTLLTTLIAATLTLSAPLALAAVPKDMLVIGKAADPQTLDPAVTIDNNDWTVTYPSYQRLVKYKPGTTEVEGDLSTGWKASDDQKEWTFTLADNAKFSDGTPVTAEAVKLSFERLLKINQGPSEAFPKDLKVDAVDEHTVKFTLSQPFAPFLYTLANDGASIVNPAVLKANAADDARGFLAQNTAGSGPFMLKSWRKGQQLVMVPNPHWPGEKPHFKRVSVKIIGESASRRLQLSRGDLDIADALPVDQLAALKQEGKVAVAEYPSLRVTYLYLNNSKPPMNQVDLRRAVSWATDYQGMVKGILSGNGKQMRGPIPEGMWGFDANAMQYSFDEAKAKAALEKVNDKPASLTFLYSDNDPNWEPIALSTQASLGKLGINVKLEKLANATMRDRVGKGDYDIAIGNWSPDFADPYMFMNYWFESDKKGLPGNRSFYENKEVDALLQAALKTTDQAERTKDYQQAQKVVIDEAAYVYLFQKNYQLAMNKEVKGFTFNPMLEQVFNIATMSK, from the coding sequence ATGAAAACAACGCTGCTTACAACCCTGATTGCCGCTACGCTCACCCTGAGCGCCCCTCTCGCGCTGGCGGCGGTGCCAAAAGATATGCTGGTGATTGGGAAAGCTGCCGATCCGCAAACGCTGGATCCGGCGGTCACTATCGATAACAACGACTGGACGGTGACCTACCCCTCGTACCAGCGTCTGGTGAAATACAAGCCTGGCACCACGGAGGTGGAAGGCGATCTGTCGACGGGCTGGAAGGCGTCTGACGACCAGAAAGAGTGGACGTTCACCCTGGCAGATAATGCAAAATTCTCCGACGGCACGCCGGTGACCGCCGAAGCGGTCAAGCTGTCGTTTGAACGTCTGCTGAAAATTAACCAGGGACCTTCCGAAGCGTTCCCGAAAGATTTGAAAGTGGACGCGGTGGATGAGCATACGGTGAAATTCACCCTCAGCCAGCCGTTCGCCCCGTTCCTCTACACGCTGGCCAATGACGGCGCGTCGATCGTCAACCCGGCGGTGCTGAAAGCCAATGCCGCCGACGACGCACGCGGTTTCCTGGCGCAAAACACCGCGGGTTCCGGACCGTTTATGCTGAAAAGCTGGCGGAAAGGTCAGCAGCTGGTGATGGTGCCCAACCCACACTGGCCGGGTGAAAAGCCGCACTTCAAGCGTGTCTCGGTCAAGATTATCGGTGAAAGCGCCTCGCGTCGCCTGCAACTTTCCCGTGGCGATCTGGATATCGCCGACGCCCTGCCGGTGGATCAGCTTGCCGCTCTGAAGCAGGAAGGCAAAGTGGCCGTGGCGGAATACCCGTCCCTGCGGGTGACCTACCTCTATCTGAACAACAGTAAGCCTCCGATGAATCAGGTGGATTTGCGCCGCGCGGTCTCCTGGGCGACCGATTATCAGGGGATGGTGAAAGGCATTCTCAGCGGGAACGGCAAGCAGATGCGCGGCCCGATCCCGGAGGGCATGTGGGGCTTTGATGCGAACGCCATGCAGTACAGCTTTGACGAGGCCAAAGCCAAAGCGGCGCTGGAAAAAGTCAACGATAAACCCGCCAGCCTGACGTTCCTCTACTCCGATAACGACCCGAACTGGGAGCCTATCGCCCTCTCCACGCAGGCGAGCCTGGGCAAGCTGGGGATTAACGTCAAGCTCGAGAAACTGGCGAACGCCACCATGCGCGACCGCGTCGGCAAAGGTGATTATGACATTGCGATTGGTAACTGGAGCCCGGACTTCGCTGACCCGTACATGTTCATGAACTACTGGTTCGAATCGGACAAAAAAGGGCTGCCGGGTAACCGCTCATTCTATGAGAACAAAGAGGTCGATGCGCTGTTGCAGGCGGCACTGAAAACCACCGATCAGGCGGAGCGCACCAAAGATTACCAGCAGGCGCAGAAAGTGGTGATTGACGAGGCGGCTTACGTTTATCTGTTCCAGAAGAACTATCAGCTGGCGATGAACAAAGAGGTCAAAGGCTTCACCTTTAATCCGATGCTTGAGCAGGTCTTTAACATCGCCACCATGAGTAAGTAA
- a CDS encoding ABC transporter permease, whose amino-acid sequence MTFWSIVRQRCWGLILVVAGVCIITFIISHLIPGDPARLLAGDRASDEIVQGIRQQLGLDQPLYIQFGRYVEALAHGDLGTSIRTGRPVAEDLKAFFPATLELAFCSLLLALVIGVPLGILSAVYRNRWLDHLVRLMAMTGISTPAFWLGLGVIVLFYGQLQILPGGGRLDDWLDPPAHVTGFYLLDALLEGNGEVFFNALQHLILPSLTLAFVHLGIVARQVRSAMLEQLSEDYIRTARASGLPGWYIVLRYALPNAMIPSITVLGLALGDLLYGAVLTETVFAWPGMGAWVVTSIQALDFPAVMGFAVVVSLAYVFVNLVVDLLYLWIDPRIGRGGAE is encoded by the coding sequence ATGACGTTCTGGAGCATTGTGCGCCAGCGCTGCTGGGGGTTAATCCTGGTGGTGGCCGGTGTCTGTATTATTACTTTTATTATTTCACACCTGATCCCCGGCGATCCGGCCCGCCTGCTGGCCGGTGACCGCGCCAGCGATGAAATCGTGCAGGGCATCCGCCAGCAGCTGGGGCTGGATCAACCGCTCTATATTCAGTTTGGCCGCTATGTAGAGGCGCTGGCGCATGGCGATCTGGGCACATCCATTCGCACCGGTCGCCCCGTTGCGGAAGATTTGAAAGCCTTTTTCCCCGCCACGCTGGAACTGGCCTTCTGCTCTTTGCTGCTGGCCCTGGTGATTGGCGTGCCGCTGGGCATTTTATCGGCGGTGTACCGTAACCGCTGGCTGGATCACCTGGTCCGACTGATGGCGATGACCGGCATCTCGACGCCTGCCTTCTGGCTGGGACTGGGAGTTATCGTTCTGTTCTACGGGCAACTGCAAATTCTGCCCGGCGGCGGCAGGCTGGACGACTGGCTCGATCCGCCCGCCCACGTTACCGGTTTTTATCTGCTGGACGCTCTGCTGGAAGGCAACGGCGAGGTGTTTTTCAACGCCCTACAGCACCTGATTCTCCCCTCCCTGACCCTGGCCTTTGTGCATCTGGGTATTGTGGCGCGTCAGGTACGTTCCGCGATGCTGGAGCAACTGAGCGAGGATTATATTCGTACCGCCCGCGCGAGCGGGTTGCCGGGGTGGTACATCGTGCTGCGCTACGCCTTACCCAACGCCATGATCCCCTCCATTACCGTGCTCGGGCTGGCGCTGGGCGATCTGCTGTACGGGGCAGTCCTTACCGAAACCGTGTTTGCCTGGCCGGGAATGGGAGCCTGGGTGGTGACCTCCATTCAGGCGCTGGACTTCCCTGCCGTCATGGGCTTCGCGGTCGTGGTATCGCTGGCCTATGTCTTCGTCAATCTGGTGGTGGATCTGCTGTACCTGTGGATCGACCCGCGAATCGGGCGCGGAGGTGCCGAATGA
- the ddpC gene encoding D,D-dipeptide ABC transporter permease, translated as MMLTQETPVPVSTAKQRINWAKLFWMLRKSPLTLIGGVIMIVMLLMMMVSPWIVPHDPNALDLTARLQAPSAQHWFGTDEVGRDLFSRVLVGSQQSITAGLAVVVIAGGIGSLLGCLSGVLGGRGDAIIMRIMDIMLSIPSLVLTMALAAALGPSLFNAMLAIAIVRIPFYVRLARGQTLLVRQFTYVQAARTFGASRWHLISWHILRNALPPLIVQASLDIGSAILMAATLGFIGLGAQQPTAEWGAMVAVGRNYVLDQWWYCAFPGAAILITAVGFNLFGDGLRDLLDPKSGGKQS; from the coding sequence ATGATGTTAACTCAGGAAACGCCCGTCCCTGTCAGCACCGCTAAACAGCGCATTAACTGGGCAAAGCTATTCTGGATGTTACGCAAAAGCCCGCTCACGCTGATCGGCGGGGTGATTATGATCGTGATGCTGCTGATGATGATGGTCTCGCCGTGGATAGTCCCGCACGATCCGAATGCGCTGGATCTGACCGCGCGATTGCAGGCGCCTTCAGCCCAGCACTGGTTTGGCACCGATGAGGTGGGCCGGGATCTGTTCAGCCGCGTGCTGGTGGGCAGCCAGCAGTCCATCACGGCGGGGCTGGCGGTGGTGGTGATTGCGGGCGGCATCGGTTCTCTGCTCGGCTGTTTGTCCGGCGTACTCGGCGGACGCGGCGACGCCATCATTATGCGTATCATGGACATTATGCTCTCCATCCCCTCGCTGGTGTTGACGATGGCGCTGGCCGCCGCGCTCGGCCCAAGCCTGTTTAACGCGATGCTGGCGATTGCGATTGTACGCATTCCGTTTTACGTGCGGCTGGCACGCGGGCAAACGCTGTTGGTGCGCCAGTTCACCTACGTGCAGGCCGCCCGCACCTTTGGCGCATCGCGCTGGCACCTGATCAGCTGGCATATTCTGCGTAACGCCCTTCCGCCGCTGATCGTACAGGCGTCGCTGGATATCGGCAGCGCCATCCTGATGGCCGCCACGCTGGGCTTTATTGGATTAGGCGCGCAGCAGCCGACCGCCGAATGGGGCGCGATGGTGGCCGTGGGGCGTAACTACGTGCTTGACCAGTGGTGGTACTGCGCGTTTCCGGGGGCGGCAATTCTGATCACGGCGGTTGGGTTTAATCTGTTTGGCGATGGTCTTCGCGACCTGCTGGATCCCAAATCAGGAGGGAAGCAGTCATGA
- a CDS encoding ABC transporter ATP-binding protein, which produces MSDSVLSIEDLHLSFPIFRGDVHALNHVSLEIGRGEIVGVVGESGSGKSVTAMLAMRLLPEGSYHVHHGRVTLLGEDVLNASEKQLRQWRGARVAMIFQEPMTALNPTRRIGRQMVEVIRQHQSLSRRDAQQKAIALLGEMQIPDAAQVMDRYPFELSGGMRQRVMIALAFSCEPELIIADEPTTALDVTVQRQVLRLLKHKARASGTSVLFISHDMAVVSQLCDRMYVMYAGSVIESGSTQTLIHHPVHPYSIGLLRCAPENGEPREILPAIPGTVPNLSHLPRGCAFRERCFAAGAKCSETPRLISTGAEGQQAACWYPQ; this is translated from the coding sequence ATGAGTGATTCCGTATTATCGATTGAAGATTTGCATCTGAGCTTCCCCATTTTTCGCGGTGACGTCCACGCGCTCAACCACGTCTCGCTGGAGATTGGCCGGGGTGAAATTGTCGGCGTGGTGGGCGAATCCGGCTCGGGAAAATCGGTCACCGCGATGCTGGCGATGCGCCTGCTGCCGGAAGGCAGTTACCATGTTCACCATGGCCGGGTCACCCTGCTCGGGGAAGATGTCCTGAACGCGTCGGAAAAACAGCTTCGTCAGTGGCGCGGCGCCAGGGTGGCGATGATTTTTCAGGAGCCGATGACGGCGCTTAACCCTACGCGCCGGATTGGCAGACAAATGGTGGAGGTGATCCGCCAGCATCAGTCGCTTTCCCGCCGCGACGCGCAGCAGAAGGCGATCGCCCTGCTGGGCGAGATGCAAATCCCGGATGCGGCACAGGTGATGGATCGCTATCCGTTTGAGCTTTCCGGCGGCATGCGCCAGCGGGTGATGATCGCCCTTGCCTTCTCCTGCGAGCCGGAGCTGATCATTGCCGATGAGCCGACCACCGCGCTGGACGTGACCGTTCAGCGTCAGGTGCTGCGGCTACTGAAACACAAAGCGCGCGCCAGCGGGACGTCGGTGCTGTTTATCAGTCACGATATGGCGGTGGTGTCGCAGCTTTGTGACCGGATGTACGTTATGTACGCGGGCAGCGTGATCGAAAGCGGCAGCACGCAGACTTTGATCCACCATCCTGTACACCCCTATTCGATTGGCCTGCTGCGGTGTGCCCCGGAAAATGGTGAACCGCGCGAGATCCTCCCGGCCATTCCCGGCACGGTGCCTAACCTCAGCCACCTCCCGCGCGGATGTGCCTTTCGCGAACGCTGTTTTGCTGCCGGGGCGAAATGCAGCGAAACGCCGCGCTTAATTTCCACGGGCGCAGAAGGCCAACAGGCTGCCTGCTGGTACCCACAATAG
- a CDS encoding SDR family oxidoreductase, producing the protein MNTTLAGKIALVTGGSTGIGLATAQELAAQGAKVYITGRRQAELDAARADIGAAAVAIRADVSRMADLDAVYAQIAKEEGRLDILFANAGGGDMLPLGAITEEQFDRIFATNVRGVLFTVQKALPLLSSGSSIILTGSTVSIKGTANFSVYSASKAAVRNFARSWALDLQGRGIRVNVVSPGPVKTPGLGDLVPEEQRQGLYDALAAQVPLGRLGAPGEVGKAVAFLASDAASFINATELFVDGGMAQI; encoded by the coding sequence ATGAATACAACGCTTGCAGGAAAAATCGCTCTGGTGACCGGTGGCAGCACCGGTATTGGTCTCGCAACGGCACAGGAGCTGGCGGCGCAGGGAGCGAAGGTCTATATCACCGGACGTCGTCAGGCCGAACTGGATGCTGCCCGGGCAGACATTGGCGCCGCGGCGGTAGCTATCCGCGCGGACGTCTCCAGAATGGCCGATCTGGATGCGGTTTACGCGCAGATTGCTAAAGAAGAAGGACGACTCGATATTCTGTTCGCCAACGCCGGGGGCGGCGACATGCTGCCGCTGGGCGCTATCACCGAAGAGCAGTTTGACCGGATTTTTGCCACCAACGTGCGCGGCGTGCTGTTCACCGTCCAGAAAGCGCTGCCGCTGCTCTCATCTGGTTCATCCATTATCCTCACCGGATCGACGGTTTCGATTAAGGGGACGGCGAATTTTAGCGTCTACAGCGCCAGTAAGGCCGCCGTGCGTAACTTTGCCCGCTCCTGGGCGCTGGACTTACAGGGCCGCGGGATACGCGTCAACGTCGTCAGCCCTGGCCCCGTGAAAACGCCCGGTCTTGGCGATCTGGTTCCCGAAGAACAGCGTCAGGGATTATACGATGCGCTGGCGGCCCAGGTACCGCTGGGTCGCCTGGGCGCGCCGGGCGAAGTCGGGAAAGCCGTGGCGTTTCTGGCGTCCGATGCCGCCAGCTTTATTAACGCCACGGAGCTGTTTGTCGATGGCGGGATGGCGCAAATCTAG
- a CDS encoding OsmC family protein, which translates to MTIHKHGSAHWSGDIKRGKGTVSTESGVLNQQPYGFNTRFEGEKGTNPEELIGAAHAACFSMALSLMLGEAGYTADSIDTTADVSLDKTDSGFAISKVALQSKVTVPGIDPQQFDGIIQKAKAGCPVSQLLKAEITLDYKLN; encoded by the coding sequence ATGACGATTCATAAGCACGGTTCAGCACACTGGTCTGGCGACATCAAACGCGGCAAAGGGACGGTCTCAACAGAGAGTGGCGTCCTTAACCAGCAACCTTACGGCTTTAACACCCGCTTCGAGGGCGAAAAAGGGACTAACCCGGAAGAGCTGATTGGCGCAGCGCACGCGGCCTGTTTCTCTATGGCCCTGTCGCTAATGCTGGGCGAAGCGGGTTATACTGCCGATTCCATCGATACCACGGCGGATGTCTCGCTGGATAAAACCGACAGCGGTTTTGCCATCAGCAAAGTGGCGCTACAAAGCAAGGTGACGGTACCGGGTATCGATCCGCAGCAGTTCGACGGCATTATTCAGAAAGCGAAGGCGGGTTGTCCGGTATCGCAGCTGTTGAAAGCCGAAATCACGCTGGATTACAAACTGAACTGA
- a CDS encoding LysR family transcriptional regulator, producing the protein MDRVIAAQVYNRICELGSLSAAARALGISRPMVSRYLEQMEKWAGARLVNRSTRKLTLTAAGEKVLQKTRTLSQISQEIEDQSVKDLPSGTLRVACAHFTAMHIIVPVLPDLLQRYPQLRIELDVNNHPVSLVGERIDVAIRITDNPEPGMIARRLGECRSVLCASPHYLASRGVPEQLEDLSRHNCLHYSFFAGQSWRFLTPEGESVTTAVSGNLSASISSLLMEAAINHCGIAMLPEREADAALRQGSLVPVLGAFTPKPIGIFGIYQSRDYQPAAQRVFLDALANHLATRSD; encoded by the coding sequence ATGGATCGCGTTATTGCCGCCCAGGTGTACAACCGCATCTGTGAGCTGGGGAGTTTAAGCGCGGCGGCGCGGGCGCTGGGGATCTCCCGTCCGATGGTGAGCCGTTATCTGGAGCAAATGGAGAAGTGGGCCGGGGCGCGGCTGGTGAACCGCTCCACCCGCAAGCTGACGCTGACGGCGGCGGGGGAGAAGGTCCTGCAAAAGACCCGCACGCTCTCGCAAATTTCTCAGGAAATTGAAGATCAGTCAGTGAAGGATTTACCCTCAGGCACGCTTCGTGTCGCCTGCGCGCACTTTACGGCGATGCATATTATCGTTCCGGTGCTGCCCGATCTGTTGCAGCGTTACCCTCAGCTGCGCATTGAGCTGGATGTTAACAATCATCCGGTAAGTCTGGTGGGCGAGCGAATTGACGTGGCGATCCGCATCACCGATAACCCTGAACCGGGCATGATCGCCCGCCGACTGGGAGAGTGTCGGTCCGTACTTTGCGCCTCGCCGCACTACCTTGCCAGTCGGGGCGTTCCAGAGCAGCTGGAGGATTTATCCCGGCACAACTGCCTGCATTACAGCTTTTTTGCCGGTCAGTCGTGGCGTTTTTTGACGCCAGAAGGGGAGTCGGTCACGACGGCGGTCAGCGGCAATCTCAGCGCCAGTATCTCGTCATTGCTGATGGAGGCGGCGATAAACCACTGTGGTATTGCCATGCTGCCCGAGCGCGAGGCCGACGCGGCGCTACGGCAGGGCAGCCTGGTGCCGGTGCTCGGCGCCTTTACGCCAAAACCGATCGGTATTTTTGGTATTTATCAGTCGCGAGACTATCAGCCTGCGGCGCAGCGTGTGTTCCTGGATGCACTTGCAAACCACCTTGCCACGCGCTCGGACTAG
- a CDS encoding Vmh family MBL fold metallo-hydrolase → MTIARLALLTTLFTPAVFAAPLTVDTYNPQEKGIFAVSSTMVSGPKEAVLFDAQFSVKDGEALVEKIRHSGKTLNKIVITSGDPDFYFGLQPLVKAFPNAKVVATQQVVDHIRATKDAKLAFWGPQMKDGAPSQLYVPQVLASTTFMIDGERVNIEEPESYAAYVWIPSAKTILGGTGVSWGIHVWTADTQTPESRKQWQQTLDSMAALKPEHVIPGHYLGTPPAGTGAIDFTRRYLHQFEQALMTHKASTGVISTMKKQWPNLAEASSLELSAKVNTGEMKW, encoded by the coding sequence ATGACTATCGCCCGCCTTGCTTTGCTGACAACCCTTTTCACTCCGGCCGTCTTTGCCGCGCCGTTGACCGTTGATACGTACAACCCGCAGGAAAAAGGCATTTTTGCCGTCTCATCCACCATGGTATCTGGGCCGAAAGAGGCAGTGCTGTTTGACGCGCAGTTCAGCGTGAAGGATGGCGAAGCGCTGGTAGAAAAAATTCGCCACAGCGGTAAAACGCTGAACAAAATCGTGATCACCTCCGGCGATCCGGATTTCTATTTCGGCCTGCAACCGCTGGTGAAAGCCTTCCCTAATGCCAAAGTTGTCGCCACGCAACAGGTGGTGGACCATATCAGGGCCACAAAAGACGCGAAGCTCGCCTTCTGGGGGCCACAGATGAAAGACGGCGCGCCGTCACAGCTCTACGTGCCGCAAGTGCTTGCCTCAACCACCTTTATGATTGATGGTGAAAGAGTGAATATTGAAGAGCCTGAGAGCTATGCGGCGTACGTCTGGATCCCATCCGCAAAAACCATCCTCGGCGGCACGGGCGTCTCGTGGGGTATTCACGTCTGGACGGCGGATACCCAAACGCCGGAAAGCCGCAAACAGTGGCAGCAGACGCTGGATAGCATGGCAGCCCTTAAGCCCGAACACGTTATTCCGGGCCACTACCTTGGGACACCGCCAGCGGGTACCGGCGCTATCGACTTTACCCGTCGCTATCTACATCAGTTTGAACAGGCCCTCATGACACATAAAGCGTCAACCGGCGTCATTAGCACGATGAAAAAACAGTGGCCGAATCTGGCGGAAGCCAGTTCGCTGGAATTGAGTGCCAAAGTGAATACCGGCGAAATGAAGTGGTAA
- a CDS encoding VOC family protein: MPSSVRGIDHIGITVPDIEKATLFFERAFGAQVLYHSVDAETDNIDQAAQQHTLKLFPGTKIHAIRMLVMPHGPGIELFEMHGPEQGMPARASDFGLQHFAVYVDDFDKAIAAFTAAGGEMFTAPKPLTFPDEQGEGNAFCYGQTPWGSIVELISWPTPMPYEKTTNLRRWKP; this comes from the coding sequence ATGCCATCGTCAGTAAGGGGCATCGACCATATCGGTATTACGGTGCCCGACATTGAAAAAGCCACCCTATTTTTTGAACGCGCTTTCGGCGCACAGGTTTTATATCATTCTGTCGATGCGGAAACCGATAATATTGATCAGGCCGCCCAGCAGCACACCTTAAAATTATTTCCCGGCACAAAAATTCACGCCATTCGCATGCTTGTTATGCCCCATGGACCCGGCATTGAACTTTTCGAAATGCATGGCCCTGAACAGGGAATGCCCGCCCGCGCCAGCGACTTTGGCCTCCAGCATTTTGCTGTTTATGTTGATGATTTTGATAAGGCGATAGCCGCTTTCACCGCTGCCGGCGGGGAGATGTTTACCGCGCCAAAGCCGCTCACGTTTCCGGATGAGCAAGGTGAAGGGAATGCTTTCTGCTATGGACAGACCCCCTGGGGCAGTATTGTGGAATTGATCTCCTGGCCGACGCCCATGCCTTATGAAAAAACGACAAATTTACGCCGCTGGAAACCCTGA
- the bdm gene encoding biofilm-dependent modulation protein gives MFTYYPAHTTAAQPELVNAIAQGLQAEHGVVTEDDILMELTKWVEATDNDILSDIYQQTINYVVSGQNAPL, from the coding sequence ATGTTTACTTATTACCCGGCACATACCACAGCAGCACAACCCGAACTCGTTAACGCGATTGCGCAGGGTCTTCAGGCAGAGCACGGTGTTGTTACCGAAGATGACATTTTGATGGAACTGACCAAGTGGGTGGAAGCCACAGACAATGACATCCTCAGTGACATCTACCAGCAAACCATCAACTATGTGGTCAGCGGGCAAAATGCACCTTTGTAA
- the sra gene encoding stationary-phase-induced ribosome-associated protein: MKSNRQARHILGLNYKLSNKRKVVIEEGSETQVTHATGRKRPSGK, encoded by the coding sequence ATGAAATCGAACCGTCAGGCACGCCACATTCTGGGACTGAACTACAAGCTCTCTAACAAGCGTAAAGTGGTTATTGAGGAGGGTAGCGAAACGCAGGTTACCCACGCTACCGGCAGAAAACGCCCTTCCGGCAAGTAA
- a CDS encoding NAD-dependent malic enzyme, translating into MDNKLKKHRSLYIPYAGPVLLEFPLLNKGSAFSMEERSSFNLLGLLPEVVETIEEQAERAWIQYQGFKTEIDKHIYLRNIQDTNETLFYRLVQNHLEEMMPVIYTPTVGAACERFSEIYRRSRGVFISYQNRHNMDDILQNVPNHNIKVIVVTDGERILGLGDQGIGGMGIPIGKLSLYTACGGISPAYTLPVVLDVGTNNQQLLNDPLYMGWRHPRITDDEYYQFVDDFIQAVKHRWPDVLLQFEDFAQKNAMPLLNRYRDEICSFNDDIQGTAAVTVGTLIAASRAAGSQLSYQKIVFLGAGSAGCGIAEQIIAQTQREGLSEELARSRVFMVDRFGLLTDGMPNLLPFQTKLVQKRENLKNWDTDNEVLSLLDVVRNVKPDILIGVSGQTGLFTEEIIREMHKHCERPIVMPLSNPTSRVEATPQDIIAWTEGNALVATGSPFDPVVWKDKLYPIAQCNNSYIFPGIGLGVIASGASRITDEMLMSASETLAGHSPLVNNGEGLVLPELKDIHKVSRAIAFAVGKMAQQQGVAVKTSADALQQAIDDNFWMPEYRSYRRTSI; encoded by the coding sequence ATGGACAACAAACTGAAAAAACATCGTTCCCTTTATATTCCTTACGCCGGTCCGGTTTTACTGGAGTTTCCCCTTCTGAACAAAGGCAGCGCCTTTAGCATGGAAGAGCGCAGCAGCTTTAACCTGCTGGGCCTGCTGCCTGAAGTGGTTGAAACCATTGAAGAACAGGCGGAACGCGCCTGGATCCAGTATCAGGGTTTTAAAACCGAAATCGATAAGCACATCTACCTGCGTAATATCCAGGACACCAACGAAACCCTCTTCTACCGCCTGGTGCAGAACCATCTCGAAGAGATGATGCCCGTCATTTACACCCCAACCGTCGGCGCGGCATGTGAACGCTTCTCGGAGATCTACCGTCGTTCCCGCGGCGTGTTCATCTCTTATCAGAACCGTCACAACATGGATGACATTCTGCAAAACGTGCCGAACCACAACATCAAGGTGATCGTGGTAACCGATGGCGAACGTATTCTGGGCCTTGGCGACCAGGGCATTGGCGGGATGGGTATTCCCATCGGTAAGCTCTCGCTGTACACCGCCTGCGGCGGGATCAGCCCGGCCTACACCCTGCCGGTGGTCCTGGACGTGGGGACCAACAACCAGCAACTGCTGAACGATCCGCTGTACATGGGGTGGCGTCACCCGCGCATTACCGACGACGAGTACTATCAGTTTGTGGATGATTTCATCCAGGCCGTGAAGCACCGCTGGCCGGACGTGCTGTTGCAGTTCGAAGACTTCGCACAGAAAAACGCCATGCCGCTGCTGAACCGCTACCGCGATGAGATCTGCTCGTTCAACGATGACATTCAGGGCACTGCGGCAGTGACCGTCGGTACGCTGATTGCTGCGAGCCGTGCGGCAGGCAGCCAGCTTAGCTATCAGAAAATTGTCTTCCTGGGTGCAGGCTCCGCGGGCTGCGGCATCGCCGAGCAAATTATTGCCCAGACCCAGCGCGAAGGCTTAAGCGAAGAGCTCGCCCGCTCCCGCGTCTTTATGGTGGACCGTTTTGGCCTGCTGACCGACGGTATGCCAAACCTGCTCCCGTTCCAGACCAAACTGGTGCAGAAGCGCGAGAACCTGAAAAACTGGGATACGGATAACGAAGTGCTCTCGCTTCTTGACGTGGTGCGCAACGTGAAGCCGGATATTCTGATCGGCGTATCCGGGCAGACCGGCCTCTTCACGGAGGAGATTATTCGCGAGATGCATAAGCACTGCGAACGACCTATCGTGATGCCGCTATCGAACCCGACCTCACGCGTGGAGGCGACGCCGCAGGATATCATCGCCTGGACCGAAGGCAATGCGCTGGTCGCGACCGGCAGTCCGTTCGATCCGGTGGTGTGGAAGGACAAGCTCTACCCCATTGCGCAGTGCAATAACTCCTATATCTTCCCGGGTATTGGTCTGGGAGTGATCGCTTCCGGCGCGTCCCGCATCACCGACGAAATGCTGATGTCCGCGAGCGAAACGCTGGCAGGTCACTCACCACTGGTGAATAACGGTGAAGGCCTGGTACTGCCGGAGCTGAAAGACATTCATAAAGTGTCCCGCGCAATTGCCTTCGCGGTAGGCAAAATGGCGCAGCAGCAAGGCGTCGCGGTGAAAACCTCTGCCGATGCGTTGCAGCAGGCGATTGATGATAATTTCTGGATGCCGGAATACCGTAGCTATCGTCGTACTTCGATTTAA